The sequence acgctcttatatttctttatagagggagtaggaGACAATCTCTTTCTGAAAGTTTTGATAGATATCAGGAGAAAGTTTTCGAGCTTTTCTTTATTGTGAATTTGTTGAACATAGATGGCCCAATTGGGGCAGAACACATCAACACAAACCATTTTCAGTATTAGTAGAGTTGATCAGGGCTATATTGTTGTAGCTGAAAAACTCGCATGGTATCCTATCTAAAAACTACAGTTCATCGCTAGCAAGCGTCAGCCTCAAAATCTGGGAAGACGACAAAGGCAATGGACAGCGGTGCGACATAGATCGGCGAACTGGCAGAAACTTGCACCGGGTACATCGGAGGGATGTCACCATCCTCAGTGAGCTCCAGAGGAACTCCGTTCAGCAGCATGGTGCGCGCAAGAGGGTTCCCGTCTTGAGCCGTCAGGTGGTATTCTTCCCTCTTCTCCAGCCCATCGGAGGCTTTGCTCCCGACCCAGGAGACCGTCCTCTTCAGGCCATGAACAAAGGAGCTGTCCCTTGTTATCCCCTGCCCTTGCGCTAGGCCGACGTTGAGGTCATTCCTGACGGTGACCATGGACCCCATGTTTTGGCTCAGGTTGATCAAGAGGAGAGCGATACCGCCCTGAAAAGAGCACACCAATCAGCCAACCAGTGACTAAAGTCACAGCACTCTGCTATGTTTACCAAGCCTAAATCAATCTCATGGGGCCACTCTTACCTTCTGCTTTCCGCAATGCGCATAGGCACGCAAGTATGAAGTACCGCCGAAGTCTATGGAAAGAACTCCATTCCCCATTAGTCGATGCCACAACAAGGCACTGAACATTTATCAAAGTTTAGTAATCTGAAGCGTATGCGAACGGTAAAGTATGTTTCTGGCAGGAATATACACTACAGATACTTGCCTGTAGTAATCAGGGTTCGGCACGTAAGTATCGGTGTCGAGGAGGCCATAGTTGCCTCCAATTAAAGTCTGTCTGCAGTAGACCTTGGTGTCATACTTTGCTGACTGACCAAGTTGATCAAGATACCTAGTTAAAACAACAAATTTCAGGATGAGAAGACACGAGAAGAGTGATGGCCGTGATAGTCATTTGTTCTTCTGACAAGTAATTACCAGAAGCTATCCAGGAAAGTATTGGAAACGGTACGGCTGCCGCTGTTATACGCTCCGCCAGCTTCCCCGACCCACGGAGCCGACCATGGTCCATGTCGTTGTATCGTGAGCTGGAGATCTCTGAATGTGTCTGAAACCCTGCTTAAATACTGCGGGTCCAAGATTCTATTGGCCACATGTGGATCATTACCTAATCAAGATTGAATAAATTATCTTGTGCCATCTTTGATATAGGAGAAAAAATAGAAAGAATTAAGGTGTACTACCAAGAACTGAAAAAACACTCACCAGCACCAAGATTGTAAATATGGTGAGTCATTCCTCTGACAACATTTGGCCCAGAGACGTCAAGGAGcttagcaaaccattgtttgtcaTAGAATCCTCCTGGGGCTAGCACCAATGGTTTGCTAGAGTTTTCATATAACTGATTGACGATCTTTTGAAGTTCAACCAGGTCTTTTCCGTATTGTTCAGCTCCCACGCTTGCACCGATTCCACTTCCACTCAGTTCATTACCTAGTAAATGAGCATAGTTACTTATATAGCGCTTTGCACACATGAAAGATGTTCCTTGCTTTGCGAGCAGCAAATATAGTTTTGGGTTTGACAATGTATTACCAAATTCCCATGAATCAATAGGATAGTTCATTGAAACAGTATACCCCATAAACTCCTGAGCGTTGCTTGAATTCCAAGCACCTCCCCAAACACCTTTGCGTATCTGCTTTCGCCCTCGAAGTGCATTAAGACCAAAAGTAATAACTGCACTGAAGAAATTAAACAAAAAATAATTAGAAAATGCACTGCATATATTATTATACGCTGCTAAGATTTTAAAAGAAAGATGATGGGGGTATTTTTAATGCACTAATACTTTATCCCATAATATATGTTGCATGTTCAGAAGTCTGATGTAATCAATCACAACTCGCttagaagaaaatatagatggaaATTCCTAAAGATAAGCAACTGGCAAAGGCATTCACCCTGTATTGAGGAACAGATCATTCATTGCATCCCATCTTTCCATGGTTATGCATCCTTTAGAAAATCCAAACAAGCCACTTGAAGCCTTTGTAAATGGTCTGCATGGAGATCCTAAATTTGGTGTTTCATATACCACTTGATCTTGTAAGGAGCCTCCGACTCTGATGCGTAGTGGGCTAAAAGCTACAAGAATAAATTCGGCAGAAATATTCATCAGGGGAAGAAGATGAGGTGCCATCAAGACCATAAACTAGACCGTTATGAAAAGACGGTAAACAAAAAGGTGAAGAAACTGGCTACACAAAAAGGAAAAACTTGCTTAGTGAAGATTCACAAGGATATTTGAGTGGCAGCTCAATTATTGTTAGATGCTAGGTTGTAAATGACTCAGAAGGATATTTTACCCTTCCAAAAATTTAAGAATAAACTGAGCCTCCATAGGGAGTAGTTTTCTTTTTCCGAGAAAACGCAAAGACTTTGCGTTTCTTTCCATTGAAAGGTGGGGGAACAAATTACAGTAGAAAATAGGGGAGCTGTAACTGATAAGTAGAAAATTCTTCAATTGACAATGGTCAGAACACTAACCCTGGATAGCTTTAGCTAGCAACGGATTAGTCAAGTCCTGGAAATTCGGAGAAAGACCAAACTTAGTAATTTGCATAAAATCCAAATTCATGTGATTAATAAGAGTATTCTTGGGATTCAGGACCTACCATATTCAAGATAGAAGCCTTTCCCCATGGGCACTGATCATAGTTGCACTTCTCCGGAGGCCACCAATCAAGGGTAGCACAAATAAACTCATCACTGGTCGCAGCGATCGTCTTGGAGCCCCGTACGATGACGGTTACATCGGAGTAATCTTCCGACACGATCAGCGTAGGCAAgcaaacaagaagaagaaggagagaccACAACCTCATGCTTTCACCACCTGCAAATGGTGTTGTCCACCAAATAGACAACTAGAGCGGTTCAGGCTTATCATGCTCTTTAAATAACGTGATTAGTTGGTATGGAAAGGTCCAAATTCCTGCTCTGTTGGCATAGCTGAAAGTGACAGCCACAGGCCCATTTTCTTCCATATGTCACCTTTTTCCAAGTTTTAACAGGTCAATTCATTATCAGCTTAGCTTTATTCATGTACGATTCGTCGCTGATGAAACGCCATTTTAACTCACATTTTACAAAAATGTTTTCCACTTTGCATGTTTCTTTCAAGATTTTGAACTTCATCAATCGGAGGGTAAAGTTGAAAACATTATCATTTTTTAACAAATTGCCCCAAAGATACTGAAGAAATGATCTACAAACCTGTACTACCTGTTGCGCTCAAATTTGAGCACATCGAAATCCAGCTGAATCTGAAGCTCCAACGGAGCAAGAACACGCTCTACGGCTCTAGTAGCAGTTGTTCAGAGAATGAAACTAAGCAACACCAACTCCTTTCCCAACATACACCTAAACAGTATCGAATCTATTGAAGCAAGTAAAACCAAGCCGGGCGCAGTGGCGATTTGCTGCAGATTTGCAAGCTAGGCTGTGCAGAGAAGGCGAAAGCAAACGGAAACGGAGACGAGGGCCATTAATTACCTGGAGATCACAGCCAAGCCAAGGGATGCTCCGGAGCCCGCTCGGAGAGTCACAGGAAAAAAACTAATGCTCGAAGAAGTGACAGGTCTCTGCGACCAGAATGGGGCCCAGCGGATCAAAGGAAAATATGGCTTCCTTCGCCCGGAGAtcctcgccgtcgccggcgccgtttGTCAGAGGCTGCAAAGAGtcgagcggtgctcctccgagagagagagagagagattcttgAAGGAGGAAAAATCCGGAGGTCTGGTCCTCTTTATATCTCTCCCTttgtgtaagacaataggctttgggggaactggcacaaccctctaggggtggcctatcacacatatatataatgaggtggtatacaacgttacaatatacacatgtaaatacagtctaacaccctccctcaatcttagccactttctaatgaatctagaagggtaagattgcgcctgcaagtctcaaactgtggcaaaggcaatggcttggtgaagatgtcagcaagttgatccttggaagaaataaacttgatctgtagttgcttctgagagacacgttcacgcacaaagtgatagtcaacttcaatgtgtttcgttcgggcatggaataccggatttgcagaaaggtatgtagcaccgatgttatcacaccaaagaacaggaggctgtgattggggtatacttaactcctgaagcaaggactgtacccagatgatctctgatgtggcattggccacagccttatactcagcctcagtactgctacgcgagacagtagcctgtttccgagcactccaggcaatcaggttagagccaaagaagacaacataaccccccgtggatcgcctgtcatccggattgccagcccagtctgcatcagaatatgctgaaagacaaccagagtcagacggccgaatacgcaaaccatgagccaccgtgaaacgaatatagcgcaaaatccgcttgacagcagaccaatgagtgtcacggggtgactgcagatactggcagactcggttaacagcataggaaatgtctggtcgcgtgatcgtcaagtactggagcccaccaacaatactcctgtactctaTCGCATCAGAAGtagaaagaagcacaccatcaacagcattgagcttatcagtggtagacatgggtgtagtcgtcggtttgcacttaagcatcccagctcgctgcaacaaatccagagagtacttcttctgcgtcataacaaggccagcagcacgagaagtaacctccacaccaagaaagtaatgaagcttcccaaggtccttgaccgcaaaatcagcaccaagtgagcgaacaagcgcagtagcagccgactgagaggagctgaccaaaatgatatcatctacatagaccaacaagtacatagtaacctcaggcctttgaagaagaaacaatgaggagtcagcagttgatgatgcaaaaccatgagcacgaagaaccattgcaagacgagcatgccaagcacgaggagcctgcttcagaccataaattgccttggacagacgacagagatgatcagggcgatccggatcagagaaacccggaggctggcgcatgtaaacctcctccgccaagacaccatgaagaaaagcattttgaacatcaagctgacgaagaaaccaacctcgagtaacagccagagagagaagaagtctgatggtagtgggcttgaccactggactgaaggtgtcttcatagtcaagtccaaaacgctgtcgaaaaccacgagcaaccagacgagccttatagcgctcaatggacccatcagaatgcctcttcactttgaaaacccatttggaatcaatgacatttacccgtgattgtggaggaacaagagtccatgtctgattgcgaagaagcgcttgatactcctgctccatggcctctctccaatgaggaatgcgcatagcagcttgatacgtgcgtggctcagaggatggatctgcgagagcagcagacatgcacgccgctaaccaagcaactgtgccatcgtgacgttgcttaggctgaaaaatgccactccgactgcgcgtatgtggacgtagagcagcagcaggagccggcggaggcgaaggtgacggagacgtgacggtcgccggagatgcaggaatcacctcaggcgagctcgggacagacaactctgggctgcatggcgaagactggcccgacgacaggggctcagaggccatgggcgaaccaagagtgggcgaggccagctccggtgacaccggcccagacggccttggcgaggcaagagcaggcgaggccggccctggtgagaagggcctagacaccctgggcgaggcaggggcgggcgaggccaggcctggtgatgactgccccgacgccctgggcgagacggggaccgaggaggccggcccagtcagcggggttgcagggcgcgacgatggcgaaggcagcccagaagccagaggcgaccgggccaggacgtcgatcggccgtgcatgatcacggaaaccgaggccatgcaggggcgccatgtgctcctcatgcacaacagaaggtgccgaggatgaaggcgatggcgacgaagaggaagatggcgcttccagaatctcgaaacgagccccacgaccagtgcctgcaccatggttaggcaacaatagaggagaatatgcaacatcatcaaattggtcagaagcaacagaggatgaatgcatgacaggtggctcggtagtggacacagggagtttggcaaagggaaaaacatgctcatcaaacacaacatcccgagagatgtagacacgattagtgggcacatgaagacatttgtatcctttatgaagagagctataaccaagaaaaacacacttcttggaacgaaactcgagcttacgcttgttatatggacggagatggggccagcaagcacacccaaacaccttgagaaaggtgtagtccggttgttcattaaggagaacttcaatgggagtcttcatattcaaaacacgagtgggagtacgattgatgagaaaacatgcagtggtgaaagcatcactccaaaaacgaaacggaacagatgcatgggccaaaagagtcagactagcttcaacaatgtgacgatgcttacgttctactgaaccattctgctgatgtgtatgtggacatgctaaacggtgagtgatcccaagcgactgaaagaaggagttgaggttgcgatactcgccaccccagtccgactgaacatgaacaattttgtgcttgagaaggcgttcaacatgtttttggaa comes from Triticum aestivum cultivar Chinese Spring chromosome 5B, IWGSC CS RefSeq v2.1, whole genome shotgun sequence and encodes:
- the LOC123110614 gene encoding heparanase-like protein 1, yielding MRLWSLLLLLVCLPTLIVSEDYSDVTVIVRGSKTIAATSDEFICATLDWWPPEKCNYDQCPWGKASILNMDLTNPLLAKAIQAFSPLRIRVGGSLQDQVVYETPNLGSPCRPFTKASSGLFGFSKGCITMERWDAMNDLFLNTGAVITFGLNALRGRKQIRKGVWGGAWNSSNAQEFMGYTVSMNYPIDSWEFGNELSGSGIGASVGAEQYGKDLVELQKIVNQLYENSSKPLVLAPGGFYDKQWFAKLLDVSGPNVVRGMTHHIYNLGAGNDPHVANRILDPQYLSRVSDTFRDLQLTIQRHGPWSAPWVGEAGGAYNSGSRTVSNTFLDSFWYLDQLGQSAKYDTKVYCRQTLIGGNYGLLDTDTYVPNPDYYSALLWHRLMGNGVLSIDFGGTSYLRAYAHCGKQKGGIALLLINLSQNMGSMVTVRNDLNVGLAQGQGITRDSSFVHGLKRTVSWVGSKASDGLEKREEYHLTAQDGNPLARTMLLNGVPLELTEDGDIPPMYPVQVSASSPIYVAPLSIAFVVFPDFEADAC